Proteins from one Homalodisca vitripennis isolate AUS2020 chromosome 3, UT_GWSS_2.1, whole genome shotgun sequence genomic window:
- the LOC124357422 gene encoding uncharacterized protein LOC124357422 isoform X1: protein MANALRKQTILCVSFLLVTRCYAVFAVFDRRGLYTEEVPHRNYRLEDFLWTGSGDGAVPLDTPTVTVNPYTTTVVWTTTVLATVMPSPTFSPTCPGTDCPISPTPTFGPVPTATPSVPPWPPPPWLQPAPDPAYWLVTVLHTNSTDWSLARNVFEPRLARLYSIAFQSVCCRQQSVHLGLTKKRRDSRDVEVSLHNATATVSGLELVYSVRVSGKLVPATTAAGDMRLLTDKEVVAELGYPLVTKAEPYLKAAELEGISSSPRQDVWLLLAAGVCAVLLLVVLVVLFALGLGRHKRKQRVEGSANRSRVFEREHSGRGKDNMAYNGDDHESKVINPDSPSRLSGRSGGSSEASLVRRSPPCPPKPRPRSHKASSPNSYLSMPSVKAFPRGPVIPGPLELVLEPTDEPSTTTATATTSHARHASSENDPGVIGPLVWDLHCHRLQKQDSVDLEEDLSLTEPGVGRMRRRFHELLDDAFSLFGSRSGSPDQDSSSPTNTQRDVRIRSALVRPSDPLATEIILRPKTTDSRRPATAGVGSRPPRGAWGGNTPTTPPTRPPPRPLSAGPFHKPCLEPGRILSNATLAPTDPAVPLIAAIRQELGKFSAAKPYDV from the exons GGCTGTACACGGAGGAGGTGCCCCACCGAAACTACCGGCTGGAAGACTTCCTGTGGACGGGGTCTGGAGACGGCGCGGTCCCATTGGATACTCCCACAGTCACAGTTAACCCGTACACCACTACAGTGGTGTGGACCACCACAGTCCTGGCTACAGTCATGCCCAGTCCCACCTTCTCACCTACTTGTCCTG GGACTGACTGCCCAATCAGCCCTACACCGACCTTCGGCCCAGTACCGACTGCCACCCCCAGTGTGCCCCCCTGGCCGCCGCCCCCGTGGCTCCAGCCCGCTCCTGATCCCGCCTACTGGTTGGTCACCGTCCTCCACACCAACTCTACAGATTGGTCCCTAGCTAGAAACGTGTTTGAGCCCAGGCTAGCGCGCCTCTACAGCATCGCTTTCCAAAG TGTGTGCTGTAGGCAGCAGTCGGTCCACCTCGGGCTGACAAAGAAGCGTCGGGACAGTCGAGATGTGGAGGTATCGCTACACAACGCCACCGCCACCGTGAGTGGACTGGAGCTGGTATACTCGGTGCGAGTCTCTGGCAAGTTGGTGCCTGCCACAACTGCTGCGGGAGATATGCGCTTGCTCACCGACAAGGAGGTAGTAGCAGAACTGGGGTATCCTCTTGTCACTAAAGCTGAAC CATATCTAAAGGCTGCCGAGTTAGAAGGGATCTCCTCATCACCTCGTCAGGACGTTTGGCTGCTGCTGGCTGCCGGAGTGTGTGCGGTGTTACTTCTGGTCGTGCTGGTAGTACTGTTTGCACTTGGACTGGGCAGACACAAGCGCAAGCAGAGGGTGGAAGGTAGTGCCAACCGCAGTCGAGTGTTCGAGCGCGAACACAGTGGACGTGGCAAGGACAACATGGCTTACAATGGAGATGACCATGAGTCCAAA GTAATCAACCCTGATTCGCCCTCCAGACTAAGTGGTCGCTCGGGGGGAAGCTCAGAAGCCTCACTGGTGAGGAGAAGTCCACCTTGTCCTCCGAAACCAAGGCCACGCAGCCACAAAGCTTCTAGTCCTAATTCGTACCTGTCTATGCCTTCTGTCAAGGCTTTCCCCAG AGGGCCAGTAATCCCAGGACCACTGGAACTTGTACTCGAGCCTACAGATGAGCCATCAACAACAACTGCTACAGCCACAACGAGTCATGCCCGACACGCCAGCAGTGAGAATGATCCGGGTGTCATTGGCCCTCTTGTGTGGGACCTACATTGTCACAGACTGCAAAAACAAG ACAGTGTGGATCTTGAAGAGGATCTATCGCTGACTGAGCCTGGTGTGGGGCGCATGCGGAGAAGGTTCCATGAGCTCTTGGATGATGCCTTCAGCTTATTTGGTAGCCGCAGCGGTAGCCCTGACCAGGACAGCAGCAGTCCTACCAACACTCAGCGAGATGTTCGCATCAGATCAGCATTAGTTag acCTAGTGATCCACTAGCAACAGAAATCATACTCCGTCCAAAAACTACAGATTCACGGCGACCAGCTACAGCCGGAGTGGGTAGTCGACCTCCACGAGGAGCATGGGGTGGGAATACCCCCACCACTCCCCCTACTCGTCCACCTCCTCGCCCTCTCAGTGCTGGTCCCTTCCACAAGCCTTGCTTGGAACCTGGGAGGATACTGAGCAATGCCACCCTCGCCCCCACAGATCCTGCTGTGCCTCTTATCGCAGCTATACGTCAGGAGCTGGGCAAGTTTAGTGCAGCCAAGCCTTATGATGTGTAA
- the LOC124357422 gene encoding uncharacterized protein LOC124357422 isoform X2 — MANALRKQTILCVSFLLVTRCYAVFAVFDRRGLYTEEVPHRNYRLEDFLWTGSGDGAVPLDTPTVTVNPYTTTVVWTTTVLATVMPSPTFSPTCPGTDCPISPTPTFGPVPTATPSVPPWPPPPWLQPAPDPAYWLVTVLHTNSTDWSLARNVFEPRLARLYSIAFQRQQSVHLGLTKKRRDSRDVEVSLHNATATVSGLELVYSVRVSGKLVPATTAAGDMRLLTDKEVVAELGYPLVTKAEPYLKAAELEGISSSPRQDVWLLLAAGVCAVLLLVVLVVLFALGLGRHKRKQRVEGSANRSRVFEREHSGRGKDNMAYNGDDHESKVINPDSPSRLSGRSGGSSEASLVRRSPPCPPKPRPRSHKASSPNSYLSMPSVKAFPRGPVIPGPLELVLEPTDEPSTTTATATTSHARHASSENDPGVIGPLVWDLHCHRLQKQDSVDLEEDLSLTEPGVGRMRRRFHELLDDAFSLFGSRSGSPDQDSSSPTNTQRDVRIRSALVRPSDPLATEIILRPKTTDSRRPATAGVGSRPPRGAWGGNTPTTPPTRPPPRPLSAGPFHKPCLEPGRILSNATLAPTDPAVPLIAAIRQELGKFSAAKPYDV; from the exons GGCTGTACACGGAGGAGGTGCCCCACCGAAACTACCGGCTGGAAGACTTCCTGTGGACGGGGTCTGGAGACGGCGCGGTCCCATTGGATACTCCCACAGTCACAGTTAACCCGTACACCACTACAGTGGTGTGGACCACCACAGTCCTGGCTACAGTCATGCCCAGTCCCACCTTCTCACCTACTTGTCCTG GGACTGACTGCCCAATCAGCCCTACACCGACCTTCGGCCCAGTACCGACTGCCACCCCCAGTGTGCCCCCCTGGCCGCCGCCCCCGTGGCTCCAGCCCGCTCCTGATCCCGCCTACTGGTTGGTCACCGTCCTCCACACCAACTCTACAGATTGGTCCCTAGCTAGAAACGTGTTTGAGCCCAGGCTAGCGCGCCTCTACAGCATCGCTTTCCAAAG GCAGCAGTCGGTCCACCTCGGGCTGACAAAGAAGCGTCGGGACAGTCGAGATGTGGAGGTATCGCTACACAACGCCACCGCCACCGTGAGTGGACTGGAGCTGGTATACTCGGTGCGAGTCTCTGGCAAGTTGGTGCCTGCCACAACTGCTGCGGGAGATATGCGCTTGCTCACCGACAAGGAGGTAGTAGCAGAACTGGGGTATCCTCTTGTCACTAAAGCTGAAC CATATCTAAAGGCTGCCGAGTTAGAAGGGATCTCCTCATCACCTCGTCAGGACGTTTGGCTGCTGCTGGCTGCCGGAGTGTGTGCGGTGTTACTTCTGGTCGTGCTGGTAGTACTGTTTGCACTTGGACTGGGCAGACACAAGCGCAAGCAGAGGGTGGAAGGTAGTGCCAACCGCAGTCGAGTGTTCGAGCGCGAACACAGTGGACGTGGCAAGGACAACATGGCTTACAATGGAGATGACCATGAGTCCAAA GTAATCAACCCTGATTCGCCCTCCAGACTAAGTGGTCGCTCGGGGGGAAGCTCAGAAGCCTCACTGGTGAGGAGAAGTCCACCTTGTCCTCCGAAACCAAGGCCACGCAGCCACAAAGCTTCTAGTCCTAATTCGTACCTGTCTATGCCTTCTGTCAAGGCTTTCCCCAG AGGGCCAGTAATCCCAGGACCACTGGAACTTGTACTCGAGCCTACAGATGAGCCATCAACAACAACTGCTACAGCCACAACGAGTCATGCCCGACACGCCAGCAGTGAGAATGATCCGGGTGTCATTGGCCCTCTTGTGTGGGACCTACATTGTCACAGACTGCAAAAACAAG ACAGTGTGGATCTTGAAGAGGATCTATCGCTGACTGAGCCTGGTGTGGGGCGCATGCGGAGAAGGTTCCATGAGCTCTTGGATGATGCCTTCAGCTTATTTGGTAGCCGCAGCGGTAGCCCTGACCAGGACAGCAGCAGTCCTACCAACACTCAGCGAGATGTTCGCATCAGATCAGCATTAGTTag acCTAGTGATCCACTAGCAACAGAAATCATACTCCGTCCAAAAACTACAGATTCACGGCGACCAGCTACAGCCGGAGTGGGTAGTCGACCTCCACGAGGAGCATGGGGTGGGAATACCCCCACCACTCCCCCTACTCGTCCACCTCCTCGCCCTCTCAGTGCTGGTCCCTTCCACAAGCCTTGCTTGGAACCTGGGAGGATACTGAGCAATGCCACCCTCGCCCCCACAGATCCTGCTGTGCCTCTTATCGCAGCTATACGTCAGGAGCTGGGCAAGTTTAGTGCAGCCAAGCCTTATGATGTGTAA